In Chiloscyllium plagiosum isolate BGI_BamShark_2017 chromosome 18, ASM401019v2, whole genome shotgun sequence, a single genomic region encodes these proteins:
- the LOC122559003 gene encoding uncharacterized protein LOC122559003 isoform X2: MVQGASSCDRDKGRARVRRRTLTAGVTGARFQVSSLASFEHHPWFRKGGGEEWKMPPLPSPSIEPSPEGQRHLNPNRPRVTVGKSAVAKQPGTRWGLENHHLPPPLQQVTICSNGYICVRSMHLLLAVYQIRLAFQEERKMNLEQQAESPTPISLSQKTVPSEEVNCGNNNSPRTSRHLQTLLLLRIPINN; encoded by the exons ATGGTACAGGGCGCGAGCTCGTGTGACAGAGATAAGGGGCGCGCTCGTGTGAGGAGGAGGACGCTCACGGCCGGGGTGACGGGAGCGCGCTTTCAGGTGTCCTCTCTCGCTTCATTTGAACATCATCCCTGGTTTAGGAAAGGGGGGGGCGAGGAATGGAAAATGCCACCCCTCCCATCTCCAAGCATCGAACCCTCTCCCGAAGGGCAGAGGCATCTGAATCCCAATCGGCCTAGAGTTACAGTGGGCAAAAGTGCTGTTGCCAAGCAACCGGGGACAAGATGGGGGTTGGAGAACCATCATTTACCCCCACCTCTGCAGCAGGTCACCATTTGTTCAAATGGATATATTTGCGTAAGGAGTATGCATCTGCTTTTAGCCGTGTATCAAATAAGACTAGCATTTCAG gaagaaagaaaaatgaatttgGAACAACAAGCTGAAAGTCCCACTCCCATCTCACTCTCTCAAAAGACTGTCCCCAGTGAAGAAGTGAATTGTGGAAACAATAATTCCCCAAGGACATCAAGACATCTACAAACTTTATTACTGCTGAGAATACCAatcaacaattaa
- the LOC122559003 gene encoding uncharacterized protein LOC122559003 isoform X1 gives MVQGASSCDRDKGRARVRRRTLTAGVTGARFQVSSLASFEHHPWFRKGGGEEWKMPPLPSPSIEPSPEGQRHLNPNRPRVTVGKSAVAKQPGTRWGLENHHLPPPLQQVTICSNGYICVRSMHLLLAVYQIRLAFQALKIDIEPCPTQCSSATVATPMNVKWQNFFKEKEPRKRNMLYKLHKHCDTPRLLGHIRSCYLDHIYSMINKKNKELNNNVCLATKLSGVMHLGLQSTV, from the exons ATGGTACAGGGCGCGAGCTCGTGTGACAGAGATAAGGGGCGCGCTCGTGTGAGGAGGAGGACGCTCACGGCCGGGGTGACGGGAGCGCGCTTTCAGGTGTCCTCTCTCGCTTCATTTGAACATCATCCCTGGTTTAGGAAAGGGGGGGGCGAGGAATGGAAAATGCCACCCCTCCCATCTCCAAGCATCGAACCCTCTCCCGAAGGGCAGAGGCATCTGAATCCCAATCGGCCTAGAGTTACAGTGGGCAAAAGTGCTGTTGCCAAGCAACCGGGGACAAGATGGGGGTTGGAGAACCATCATTTACCCCCACCTCTGCAGCAGGTCACCATTTGTTCAAATGGATATATTTGCGTAAGGAGTATGCATCTGCTTTTAGCCGTGTATCAAATAAGACTAGCATTTCAG GCATTAAAAATAGACATTGAACCTTGTCCCACTCAATGTTCTTCAGCAACTGTGGCAACACCAATGAATGTAAAGTGGCAAAATTTCTTCAAAGAAAAAGAACCAAGAAAGCGGAATATGCTCTATAAACTCCATAAGCATTGTGACACTCCACGTCTTCTCGGGCATATCAGAAGCTGCTATCTGGACCATATATACTCAATGataaacaaaaagaacaaagaactcaACAATAATGTCTGCTTGGCTACCAAGCTATCTGGAGTTATGCATTTGGGTCTACAGTCAACAGTCTAA